A stretch of the Clavibacter sp. B3I6 genome encodes the following:
- a CDS encoding response regulator transcription factor, which produces MDPVTTTPPSGFQPAAAPQPRLTRADGSPIRVLVVDDEASLTDLLQMALRYEGWQVRTAEDGYQALAAAREFKPDAVVLDIMLPDLDGLQVLSRLRADAEDIPVLFLTAKDSLDDRLAGLTAGGDDYVTKPFSLEEVVARLRGLIRRSTLVVSDSVDPVLRVGDLALDEDSHEVSRAGDPIELTATEFELLRYLMRNPRRVLSKLQILDRVWSYDFGGKSSVVEIYISYLRRKIDAGRNPMIHTVRGSGYMLKAAE; this is translated from the coding sequence ATGGATCCCGTGACCACGACCCCGCCCTCCGGCTTCCAGCCCGCCGCCGCCCCGCAGCCCCGCCTCACCCGCGCTGACGGGTCGCCCATCCGGGTGCTCGTCGTCGACGACGAGGCGTCCCTCACCGACCTGCTGCAGATGGCGCTCCGGTACGAGGGCTGGCAGGTCCGCACCGCCGAGGACGGGTACCAGGCGCTCGCCGCCGCGCGCGAGTTCAAGCCGGACGCCGTGGTGCTCGACATCATGCTTCCGGACCTCGACGGCCTCCAGGTGCTGTCGCGGCTGCGGGCCGACGCCGAGGACATCCCCGTCCTCTTCCTCACCGCGAAGGACTCCCTCGACGACCGGCTCGCCGGCCTCACCGCCGGGGGCGACGACTACGTCACCAAGCCGTTCAGCCTGGAGGAGGTCGTCGCCCGGCTGCGCGGGCTCATCCGCCGGTCGACGCTCGTGGTCAGCGACAGCGTGGACCCGGTGCTCCGCGTGGGCGACCTCGCGCTCGACGAGGACAGCCACGAGGTCAGCCGCGCCGGCGACCCCATCGAGCTCACCGCCACCGAGTTCGAGCTGCTGCGCTACCTGATGCGGAACCCGCGCCGCGTGCTCAGCAAGCTGCAGATCCTCGACCGGGTGTGGAGCTACGACTTCGGCGGCAAGTCGAGCGTGGTCGAGATCTACATCTCCTACCTCCGCCGGAAGATCGACGCCGGCCGGAACCCCATGATCCACACGGTGCGCGGCAGCGGCTACATGCTGAAGGCCGCGGAGTGA
- a CDS encoding SGNH/GDSL hydrolase family protein, translating into MPTRTTRSSRPAAVIASAAAAVGGLTAAALVVPRRFEAGRRERAVILNETLPVNSAWWREQAKVDGDLLYVALGDSTAQGIGASRPVNGYVGILADRIRALSGRTVRTVNLSVSGARAADLIDYQLPRLAKLQPDVVTLAIGANDIAAFEPVAFERDLGRILDAVPPTTVVADLPCFHFPANERKVRVANEIVRRLAADRGLRVAPLHAVTRRQTPILALTQAAGDLFHPNDRGYRVWASAFLPFLPATVHALAVSGR; encoded by the coding sequence GTGCCCACGAGAACCACCCGCTCCTCCCGTCCCGCCGCCGTCATCGCCTCCGCCGCCGCTGCGGTCGGCGGCCTCACCGCCGCCGCCCTCGTGGTGCCGCGCCGCTTCGAGGCCGGCCGCCGCGAGCGCGCGGTGATCCTCAACGAGACGCTCCCCGTCAACTCGGCCTGGTGGCGCGAGCAGGCGAAGGTCGACGGCGACCTCCTCTACGTCGCCCTCGGCGACTCGACGGCGCAGGGCATCGGCGCGAGCCGGCCGGTGAACGGCTACGTCGGGATCCTGGCGGACCGCATCCGCGCCCTCAGCGGCCGCACGGTCCGCACCGTCAACCTCAGCGTCTCGGGCGCCCGCGCCGCCGACCTCATCGACTACCAGCTCCCCCGCCTCGCGAAGCTCCAGCCCGACGTGGTGACCCTCGCGATCGGCGCCAACGACATCGCCGCGTTCGAGCCGGTCGCCTTCGAGCGCGACCTCGGCCGGATCCTCGACGCCGTCCCGCCGACCACCGTCGTCGCCGACCTGCCGTGCTTCCACTTCCCCGCGAACGAGCGCAAGGTCCGGGTCGCGAACGAGATCGTCCGCCGCCTCGCCGCCGACCGCGGGCTGCGCGTCGCGCCCCTGCACGCCGTGACCCGCCGGCAGACCCCGATCCTCGCGCTCACGCAGGCCGCGGGCGACCTCTTCCACCCCAACGACCGCGGCTACCGCGTCTGGGCGAGCGCGTTCCTGCCGTTCCTCCCGGCGACGGTGCACGCGCTGGCGGTGTCGGGGCGCTGA
- a CDS encoding TetR/AcrR family transcriptional regulator, with product MAEDKPLRADARRNREAIIAAARSVFEHDEQLRFDDFAARAGVGVGTLYRHFPTREALAAAVYRGEVAALCERGRASSLPPAEALDAFLRAFVDYVLEHAPLARTLAGIVDAAARAEGGSELERTLTDLTARGVSDGTIRDDVSAGAVMMALHGIGAAADGPRRSSEARQVASLLARGLRVA from the coding sequence ATGGCCGAGGACAAGCCGCTGCGAGCCGACGCACGCCGCAACCGCGAGGCGATCATCGCCGCGGCACGCTCGGTGTTCGAGCACGACGAGCAGCTGAGGTTCGACGACTTCGCCGCGCGCGCGGGAGTGGGCGTCGGGACCCTGTACCGCCACTTCCCCACCCGGGAGGCGCTGGCTGCGGCGGTCTACCGCGGCGAGGTGGCCGCGCTCTGCGAGCGAGGCCGCGCCTCGTCGCTCCCGCCCGCGGAGGCCCTGGACGCGTTCCTGCGCGCGTTCGTGGACTACGTCCTCGAGCACGCCCCGCTCGCACGCACGCTGGCGGGCATCGTCGACGCCGCGGCCCGAGCCGAGGGCGGGAGCGAGCTCGAACGCACCCTCACCGACCTGACGGCACGCGGGGTCTCCGACGGCACCATCCGCGACGACGTGAGCGCGGGGGCCGTGATGATGGCGCTCCACGGGATCGGAGCCGCGGCCGACGGGCCCCGCCGGTCATCCGAGGCACGGCAGGTCGCATCGCTCCTCGCACGGGGCCTCCGCGTCGCCTGA
- the radA gene encoding DNA repair protein RadA: MARIHSSYRCSECGWTTPKWVGQCGQCQQWNTVAEVSQTPAAAGRVTTLTPAGSSQARSIMHVGTASASHRPSGVGELDRVLGGGIVPGAAILMSGEPGVGKSTLLLEVAARAAAKGAKVLYVTAEESVAQVRMRAERTGGLQESLMIAAETDLGTILGHIEQVAPDLLIVDSVQTVSSSTSDGLPGHPGQVREVAVTLIRVCKERDLPLLLVGHVTKDGSIAGPRLLEHLVDVVCQFEGDRQTSLRFIRALKNRFGPTDEVGCFEMAGDGIVEVPDPSGMFLSRGVHSVSGTCVTVAMEGRRALPVEVQALVVDTKAPQPRRVVNGVDASRVAMLLAVLEKRANVRLSDRDVYVSTVGGVRLTEPAADLAIAVALVSAVNGKAMPHDLAAFGEISLAGEIRGVTSAPQRAAEARRLGFTQIVDAEWGPLFSALGRAFSLAKSEREKELDEAF; this comes from the coding sequence ATGGCCCGCATCCACTCCTCGTACCGCTGCTCGGAGTGCGGGTGGACGACCCCGAAGTGGGTCGGGCAGTGCGGCCAGTGCCAGCAGTGGAACACCGTGGCGGAGGTGTCGCAGACGCCCGCCGCGGCCGGCCGCGTCACCACGCTGACGCCCGCGGGGTCCAGCCAGGCCCGCTCGATCATGCACGTCGGCACCGCGTCGGCCAGCCACCGCCCGAGCGGCGTCGGCGAGCTCGACCGCGTGCTCGGCGGCGGCATCGTGCCGGGTGCGGCCATCCTCATGAGCGGCGAGCCCGGCGTGGGCAAGTCCACGCTGCTGCTCGAGGTCGCGGCGCGCGCCGCCGCGAAGGGCGCGAAGGTGCTCTACGTCACCGCCGAGGAGTCCGTCGCGCAGGTGCGCATGCGCGCCGAGCGCACGGGCGGGCTGCAGGAGTCGCTCATGATCGCGGCCGAGACCGACCTCGGCACGATCCTCGGCCACATCGAGCAGGTGGCGCCCGACCTCCTCATCGTCGACTCCGTGCAGACCGTCTCCAGCAGCACGTCCGACGGGCTGCCCGGCCACCCCGGCCAGGTGCGCGAGGTCGCCGTCACGCTCATCCGCGTCTGCAAGGAGCGCGACCTGCCGCTCCTGCTCGTCGGCCACGTCACGAAGGACGGCTCCATCGCCGGCCCGCGGCTCCTCGAGCACCTGGTCGACGTGGTCTGCCAGTTCGAGGGCGACCGGCAGACGTCGCTCCGCTTCATCCGCGCGCTCAAGAACCGCTTCGGCCCCACCGACGAGGTCGGCTGCTTCGAGATGGCGGGCGACGGCATCGTCGAGGTCCCGGATCCGAGCGGCATGTTCCTCTCGCGCGGCGTCCACTCGGTCTCGGGCACGTGCGTCACCGTCGCGATGGAGGGCCGCCGCGCGCTCCCCGTCGAGGTGCAGGCGCTCGTCGTCGACACGAAGGCGCCGCAGCCGCGCCGGGTGGTCAACGGGGTCGACGCGTCGCGCGTCGCCATGCTGCTCGCGGTGCTCGAGAAGCGCGCCAACGTGCGGCTCTCGGACCGCGACGTCTACGTCTCCACCGTCGGCGGCGTGCGGCTCACGGAGCCGGCGGCGGATCTCGCGATCGCCGTCGCGCTCGTCTCCGCCGTCAACGGCAAGGCCATGCCGCACGACCTCGCGGCGTTCGGCGAGATCAGCCTGGCCGGCGAGATCCGCGGCGTCACGTCGGCGCCGCAACGCGCGGCGGAGGCCCGGCGGCTCGGCTTCACGCAGATCGTCGACGCCGAGTGGGGGCCGCTGTTCTCCGCGCTCGGCCGCGCATTCTCCCTCGCGAAGAGCGAGCGGGAGAAGGAGCTCGACGAGGCGTTCTGA
- a CDS encoding ATP-binding protein — MTLRRRLVLSVVGLLALASILIGAVSILALQASLVQQVDEQLRATASRSQSFVDRDPDDYGSFPGAPPGGLGAFGQQVGTISATIVGGVVTGGYIADRDAAEGEPGGAGAVALTERQSQLLQSVPTDEVPRTVDLGGALGRYRLVGDTSSTGAALVTGLPLKPADDVVEQLVVVITVVAAITLALAAFVGALIVRRALRPLDRVVDTATHVAALELDRGDVALEARVPASDTDERTEVGRVGAALNGLLGHVAAALSSRQASEAKVRRFVSDASHELRTPLASIRGYAELTRRGPHQLPEDVTHSLSRIESESVRMTTIVEDLLLLARLDEGRELESDPVDVTRILLDTVGDASAAGPDHDWDLDLPEEPVTVPGDDARLRQVVVNLLANARTHTPAGTRVVASLAVEGSGPDAHAVIRVTDDGPGIPPVLQDTLFERFVRGDGSRARSTGGTGLGLAIAQAIVSAHQGALWVESEPGRTVFGVRLPVVRRVGEMRAASGAPAASLPAGGSDRWAAPTGAPLADRPGPRSAG; from the coding sequence ATGACCCTGCGTCGCCGGCTCGTCCTCAGCGTCGTGGGGCTGCTGGCGCTCGCGAGCATCCTCATCGGCGCGGTCAGCATCCTCGCCCTGCAGGCGTCGCTCGTGCAGCAGGTCGACGAGCAGCTGCGCGCCACCGCGTCGCGCTCCCAGAGCTTCGTGGACCGGGATCCGGACGACTACGGGAGCTTCCCCGGCGCCCCTCCCGGCGGCCTCGGCGCGTTCGGGCAGCAGGTCGGCACGATCAGCGCGACCATCGTCGGCGGCGTGGTCACGGGCGGCTACATCGCCGACCGCGACGCGGCCGAGGGCGAGCCGGGCGGCGCGGGCGCGGTGGCGCTCACGGAGCGCCAGAGCCAGCTGCTGCAGAGCGTGCCCACCGACGAGGTGCCGCGGACGGTCGACCTCGGCGGCGCGCTCGGCCGGTACCGGCTCGTCGGCGACACCTCCTCGACGGGCGCGGCCCTCGTCACGGGCCTCCCGCTGAAGCCCGCCGACGACGTGGTCGAGCAGCTCGTCGTCGTGATCACGGTGGTCGCCGCGATCACGCTCGCGCTCGCGGCGTTCGTGGGCGCGCTCATCGTGCGGCGGGCGCTGCGTCCGCTCGACCGGGTCGTCGACACGGCGACCCACGTGGCCGCGCTGGAGCTCGACCGCGGCGACGTCGCGCTCGAGGCCCGCGTGCCCGCGTCCGACACGGACGAGCGCACCGAGGTCGGCCGGGTGGGCGCCGCGCTCAACGGCCTGCTCGGGCACGTCGCGGCGGCGCTGTCGTCGCGGCAGGCCAGCGAGGCGAAGGTGCGGCGCTTCGTGTCGGACGCGAGCCACGAGCTGCGCACGCCGCTCGCCTCCATCCGCGGCTACGCCGAGCTCACCCGGCGCGGGCCGCACCAGCTGCCCGAGGATGTCACGCACTCGCTGTCCCGCATCGAGTCCGAGTCGGTGCGGATGACGACCATCGTCGAGGACCTGCTGCTCCTCGCGCGCCTCGACGAGGGGCGGGAGCTCGAGTCGGACCCGGTCGACGTGACGCGGATCCTGCTCGACACGGTCGGCGACGCGAGCGCCGCCGGCCCCGACCACGACTGGGACCTCGACCTGCCCGAGGAGCCCGTGACCGTCCCCGGGGACGACGCCCGCCTCCGCCAGGTCGTCGTCAACCTCCTCGCGAACGCGCGGACGCACACGCCGGCGGGCACGCGCGTCGTGGCGTCGCTCGCGGTCGAGGGATCCGGACCGGACGCGCACGCCGTGATCCGCGTCACCGACGACGGCCCCGGCATCCCGCCCGTGCTGCAGGACACCCTGTTCGAGCGCTTCGTGCGCGGCGACGGATCCCGCGCCCGGTCGACGGGTGGCACGGGCCTCGGGCTCGCGATCGCGCAGGCCATCGTGTCGGCGCACCAGGGCGCCCTCTGGGTCGAGTCGGAGCCGGGCCGCACCGTCTTCGGGGTGCGGCTGCCGGTGGTGCGGCGGGTGGGGGAGATGCGGGCGGCATCGGGTGCGCCCGCCGCCTCCCTGCCGGCCGGAGGCTCGGACCGCTGGGCCGCGCCGACGGGCGCACCCCTCGCGGACCGTCCCGGCCCGCGGTCGGCGGGCTGA
- a CDS encoding ABC transporter ATP-binding protein, with the protein MYTLHDVRKTYRQGATTITALEGVTLEIPDGQLVAIQGPTGGGKSTLLQMLGALDRPSSGTVTLGGDDLSTAGDRRLAEVRATQIGFVFQGFNLIPTLSARENVETALEPLRVATAERRSRATAALELVGLGERADHLPSQLSGGQQQRVAIARALVKEPTVLLADEPTGNLDEETRDEIMALLEGLWRERGLTLVLVTHDSAVARRAERRLHIAHGRVTEVQPATLLSR; encoded by the coding sequence ATGTACACGCTCCACGACGTCCGCAAGACCTACCGCCAGGGCGCGACCACCATCACCGCCCTCGAGGGCGTGACCCTCGAGATCCCCGACGGGCAGCTCGTCGCCATCCAGGGCCCCACCGGCGGCGGCAAGTCGACGCTGCTGCAGATGCTCGGCGCGCTCGACCGCCCCTCCTCCGGCACCGTCACGCTCGGGGGTGACGACCTCTCCACCGCGGGCGACCGCCGGCTCGCCGAGGTGCGGGCCACGCAGATCGGGTTCGTGTTCCAGGGCTTCAACCTGATCCCGACGCTCAGCGCCCGGGAGAACGTCGAGACCGCGCTCGAGCCGCTGCGCGTCGCCACCGCCGAGCGCCGGTCTCGCGCGACGGCGGCGCTGGAGCTCGTCGGGCTCGGCGAGCGCGCCGACCACCTGCCGTCGCAGCTGTCCGGCGGTCAGCAGCAGCGCGTCGCGATCGCCCGCGCGCTCGTGAAGGAGCCGACCGTGCTCCTCGCCGACGAGCCCACCGGCAACCTCGACGAGGAGACGCGTGACGAGATCATGGCCCTCCTCGAGGGGCTGTGGCGGGAGCGCGGGCTCACGCTGGTGCTCGTCACGCACGACTCCGCCGTCGCGCGCCGGGCGGAGCGACGGCTGCACATCGCCCACGGCCGGGTCACCGAGGTGCAGCCGGCCACCCTCCTGTCGCGCTGA
- a CDS encoding helix-turn-helix transcriptional regulator, with product MTYPPAGFEQAADLFKVLSSSSRLGLLGLLASRQMTVSELVDESGMSQPLVSQHLRVLRASGLVTVQRTGRVAHYEVTDTHVSHVVDDAVAHVREHAAGPADAG from the coding sequence ATGACCTACCCTCCCGCCGGCTTCGAGCAGGCAGCCGACCTCTTCAAGGTCCTGTCGTCGTCGTCCCGGCTGGGACTCCTGGGCCTCCTGGCGTCGCGGCAGATGACGGTGTCCGAGCTCGTGGACGAGTCCGGGATGTCGCAGCCGCTCGTCTCGCAGCACCTGCGCGTGCTGCGGGCCTCCGGCCTCGTCACGGTGCAGCGCACCGGGCGGGTCGCCCACTACGAGGTGACGGACACGCACGTGAGCCACGTGGTGGACGACGCCGTCGCGCACGTGCGCGAGCACGCGGCCGGCCCCGCCGACGCAGGCTGA
- a CDS encoding ABC transporter permease produces MFGTYLRRELTQRRKQSAIIAIGMALAIALVIVVDAVSGGVRAAQSQVLSSVYGVGTDVTVTQAAEPPTEGSGPGQDFQFGAEDGTTSDGSTDVSTARLVAGRGTSTFDADAVDTVAGLDGVSAAAGTLTLTNTSFSGRIPGQVGTGTGTDGAADGTAPGAGATPPTGGADGAGGSAFSVDSFGVTGVDPSADAVGPLTATTLVDGRALTADDAGSDVVVLDETYATGTDLAVGGTLAIAGTDFAIVGIVAPTGSDAETASNAYIPLDVAQALAGLDGQISTVSVTAASSTDIPAVKTAIEGVLPDATVSTQEDLASSVSGSLSTASSLIASLGTWLSLLVLAAAFAIAILLTVSGVSRRTREFGTLKAIGWSDRRIVRQVAGESLVQGLMGGALGVVVGLGAVLVVDVMAPTLSAGSAAATTGPGGMPGGAAGGGFGGPQVAAATTDVVLHAPVTASVILVAVGLSVLGGLLAGGVGGWRASRLRPAEALRSVA; encoded by the coding sequence ATGTTCGGAACGTACCTCCGGCGCGAGCTCACGCAGCGCCGGAAGCAGTCAGCCATCATCGCGATCGGGATGGCGCTCGCCATCGCCCTCGTCATCGTCGTCGACGCCGTGTCGGGAGGGGTCCGGGCCGCGCAGTCGCAGGTGCTCTCCTCCGTCTACGGGGTCGGCACCGACGTCACCGTCACGCAGGCCGCCGAGCCGCCCACCGAGGGCAGCGGCCCCGGTCAGGACTTCCAGTTCGGCGCGGAGGACGGCACTACGTCCGACGGCTCCACCGACGTCAGCACCGCGCGGCTCGTCGCCGGACGCGGCACGTCGACCTTCGACGCGGACGCCGTCGACACCGTCGCCGGCCTCGACGGCGTCTCCGCGGCGGCCGGCACCCTCACGCTCACCAACACGTCGTTCAGCGGGCGGATCCCCGGCCAGGTCGGCACCGGCACCGGCACCGACGGCGCCGCGGACGGCACCGCTCCCGGCGCGGGCGCGACCCCGCCCACCGGCGGCGCGGACGGCGCGGGCGGCAGCGCCTTCTCCGTCGACTCGTTCGGGGTGACGGGCGTGGATCCCAGCGCCGACGCCGTCGGCCCCCTCACCGCCACGACCCTCGTGGACGGCCGCGCGCTCACCGCCGACGACGCAGGATCCGACGTGGTCGTGCTCGACGAGACCTACGCGACCGGCACCGACCTGGCCGTCGGCGGCACGCTCGCCATCGCGGGGACCGACTTCGCGATCGTCGGCATCGTCGCGCCCACCGGATCCGACGCCGAGACCGCGTCGAACGCCTACATCCCGCTCGACGTCGCCCAGGCGCTCGCCGGGCTGGACGGGCAGATCTCCACCGTCTCCGTGACGGCCGCCTCCTCCACCGACATCCCCGCGGTGAAGACCGCGATCGAGGGCGTCCTGCCCGACGCGACCGTGAGCACGCAGGAGGACCTCGCGTCGAGCGTGTCCGGATCCCTCTCCACCGCGTCGTCGCTCATCGCGAGCCTCGGCACGTGGCTGTCGCTCCTGGTGCTGGCGGCCGCGTTCGCCATCGCGATCCTGCTGACCGTCTCCGGCGTCTCCCGCCGCACCCGCGAGTTCGGGACGCTCAAGGCCATCGGCTGGAGCGACCGGCGCATCGTGCGCCAGGTCGCGGGCGAGTCGCTCGTGCAGGGGCTCATGGGCGGCGCGCTCGGCGTGGTCGTCGGGCTCGGCGCGGTGCTCGTCGTCGACGTCATGGCGCCGACGCTCTCCGCGGGATCCGCGGCCGCCACCACGGGACCCGGCGGGATGCCGGGCGGTGCGGCGGGCGGCGGCTTCGGAGGCCCCCAGGTCGCCGCCGCCACGACCGACGTCGTGCTCCATGCGCCCGTCACGGCCTCCGTGATCCTCGTGGCCGTCGGCCTGTCCGTCCTCGGCGGCCTCCTCGCCGGCGGGGTCGGCGGGTGGCGCGCGTCGCGGCTCCGTCCCGCCGAGGCGCTCCGCTCCGTCGCCTGA
- a CDS encoding ketopantoate reductase family protein → MRILMFGRGVIATIYGQVLQEGGHQVEYLVRPGRAAEYGDEVRTDVMDARRSPLGRRVRTSVATRLRESLGPADGFDLVVLSVGHLRLEEAAAYLAPRIGEATVLVFGNVWDEPLAAVAPLPADQVVFGFPQGGGGFGPDGVLHGALFRSIVLDASGRATGRRGQLVRAAFRRAGLGTREEEDMRGWLLLHFAMDAGMFSQALAAGGLARMVGDPRALREAFLASRELLPVLEARDVDLSRHSGAALPWRLPGLTAGMLAAATVLVPIARVSLAAHTDPDAVEHRAVLEDALRAARELGISTPRLARAAR, encoded by the coding sequence ATGAGGATCCTCATGTTCGGACGCGGGGTCATCGCGACCATCTACGGCCAGGTGCTCCAGGAGGGCGGGCACCAGGTCGAGTACCTCGTGCGCCCGGGCCGGGCCGCCGAGTACGGCGACGAGGTGCGGACGGACGTCATGGACGCGCGCCGCTCGCCCCTGGGCCGCCGGGTCCGCACGTCCGTCGCGACGCGGCTGCGGGAGTCCCTCGGACCCGCGGACGGGTTCGACCTCGTCGTGCTCAGCGTCGGACACCTCCGCCTCGAGGAGGCCGCCGCGTACCTCGCGCCGCGCATCGGCGAGGCGACCGTGCTGGTCTTCGGCAACGTCTGGGACGAGCCGCTCGCGGCGGTCGCGCCGCTTCCGGCCGATCAGGTGGTGTTCGGATTCCCCCAGGGCGGCGGGGGCTTCGGGCCGGACGGGGTCCTCCACGGCGCCCTCTTCCGATCCATCGTCCTCGATGCTTCCGGGCGAGCGACCGGTCGTCGTGGGCAGCTGGTGCGCGCGGCGTTCCGGCGAGCGGGGCTCGGCACCCGGGAGGAGGAGGACATGCGGGGATGGCTGCTGCTGCACTTCGCCATGGACGCCGGCATGTTCTCCCAGGCGCTGGCCGCGGGAGGTCTCGCGCGCATGGTCGGGGATCCGCGAGCGCTCCGGGAGGCCTTCCTGGCGAGCCGCGAGCTGCTCCCCGTCCTCGAGGCGCGCGACGTGGACCTCAGCCGGCACTCCGGCGCCGCGCTCCCCTGGCGACTGCCCGGGCTGACCGCCGGGATGCTGGCGGCCGCGACCGTCCTCGTGCCGATCGCGCGGGTCAGCCTCGCCGCGCACACCGATCCGGACGCCGTGGAGCACCGCGCTGTCCTCGAGGACGCGCTGCGCGCGGCCCGTGAGCTCGGCATCTCGACGCCGCGGCTCGCGCGAGCGGCCCGCTGA
- a CDS encoding zinc transporter permease has product MTDTTETHAEHSVAEHQHGADCGHETVTHEDHVDFVHDGHKHAEHGDHYDEH; this is encoded by the coding sequence ATGACCGACACCACCGAGACGCACGCCGAGCACTCCGTCGCCGAGCACCAGCACGGCGCCGACTGCGGTCACGAGACCGTCACGCACGAGGACCACGTGGACTTCGTCCACGACGGCCACAAGCACGCCGAGCACGGCGACCACTACGACGAGCACTGA
- a CDS encoding amino-acid N-acetyltransferase gives MSAEPVVVESAEPTGGVTVRRARTGDVPRIQQLVEPLVMDGILLGKDLVVLYENVQEFRVAVDASGEVVGCGALHVMWEDLGEIRTLAAAPHTRGTGVGHALLERLEDDARELGLSRLFCLTFEVGFFTRHGYHEVAESIIAQEIYYEMLRSHDEGIAEFLDLSRVKPNTLGNTRMLKAL, from the coding sequence GTGAGCGCAGAGCCAGTCGTCGTCGAGTCCGCGGAGCCCACGGGCGGCGTCACCGTGCGACGCGCGCGCACGGGGGACGTGCCGCGGATCCAGCAGCTCGTCGAGCCGCTCGTGATGGACGGGATCCTCCTCGGCAAGGACCTCGTCGTCCTCTACGAGAACGTGCAGGAGTTCCGGGTCGCGGTCGACGCGTCCGGCGAGGTCGTCGGCTGCGGCGCCCTGCACGTCATGTGGGAGGACCTCGGCGAGATCCGCACCCTCGCCGCCGCCCCGCACACACGCGGCACCGGCGTCGGCCACGCGCTGCTCGAGCGCCTCGAGGACGACGCCCGCGAGCTCGGCCTCAGCCGCCTGTTCTGCCTGACCTTCGAGGTCGGCTTCTTCACCCGCCACGGCTACCACGAGGTCGCGGAGTCGATCATCGCGCAGGAGATCTACTACGAGATGCTCCGCTCGCACGACGAGGGCATCGCCGAGTTCCTCGACCTCTCCCGGGTGAAGCCGAACACCCTCGGCAACACCCGGATGCTCAAGGCGCTCTGA